The Bombus vancouverensis nearcticus chromosome 9, iyBomVanc1_principal, whole genome shotgun sequence genome includes a window with the following:
- the LOC117160065 gene encoding uncharacterized protein LOC117160065 isoform X1, whose product MLLPFLRKTSATRYLRSPIYNEEMVFFAGEKSESYSEKEQEDDAEVCEISFHGQLAMNYLLCDSSILNSMESSVLRKSVKSHQQFRCDGCDRAYTRMDSLKRHQAKCDASLEKLQEEVEWLHRQKFYCNQCGKGYKRLDTLRRHQRLVCGDKDNASTATDKPTV is encoded by the coding sequence ATGCTTCTACCCTTTTTGAGGAAAACTAGCGCAACAAGGTACTTGCGATCTCCCATTTATAACGAAGAAATGGTGTTCTTTGCAGGTGAGAAGTCGGAGAGCTACTCGGAAAAAGAGCAAGAGGACGACGCCGAGGTTTGTGAGATCTCGTTTCACGGACAGTTAGCGATGAACTATTTGCTCTGTGACTCGTCCATCTTGAATTCCATGGAATCGAGCGTGCTCCGGAAAAGCGTGAAATCTCATCAACAATTTCGATGCGACGGTTGCGACAGAGCGTACACGCGAATGGACAGTCTTAAACGGCACCAAGCCAAATGCGACGCGTCGTTGGAGAAGCTGCAAGAGGAAGTCGAATGGCTACATCGACAAAAGTTTTATTGCAATCAGTGCGGCAAAGGTTACAAAAGACTGGACACGTTGAGGAGGCATCAGAGACTCGTTTGCGGCGACAAAGACAACGCGTCTACAGCTACCGATAAACCGAccgtttaa
- the LOC117160065 gene encoding uncharacterized protein LOC117160065 isoform X3: MEGEKSESYSEKEQEDDAEVCEISFHGQLAMNYLLCDSSILNSMESSVLRKSVKSHQQFRCDGCDRAYTRMDSLKRHQAKCDASLEKLQEEVEWLHRQKFYCNQCGKGYKRLDTLRRHQRLVCGDKDNASTATDKPTV; encoded by the exons ATGGAAG GTGAGAAGTCGGAGAGCTACTCGGAAAAAGAGCAAGAGGACGACGCCGAGGTTTGTGAGATCTCGTTTCACGGACAGTTAGCGATGAACTATTTGCTCTGTGACTCGTCCATCTTGAATTCCATGGAATCGAGCGTGCTCCGGAAAAGCGTGAAATCTCATCAACAATTTCGATGCGACGGTTGCGACAGAGCGTACACGCGAATGGACAGTCTTAAACGGCACCAAGCCAAATGCGACGCGTCGTTGGAGAAGCTGCAAGAGGAAGTCGAATGGCTACATCGACAAAAGTTTTATTGCAATCAGTGCGGCAAAGGTTACAAAAGACTGGACACGTTGAGGAGGCATCAGAGACTCGTTTGCGGCGACAAAGACAACGCGTCTACAGCTACCGATAAACCGAccgtttaa